One Betta splendens chromosome 16, fBetSpl5.4, whole genome shotgun sequence genomic window carries:
- the oxr1a gene encoding oxidation resistance protein 1a isoform X7 yields the protein MFTRRLNDQEKRLTPKYTCVVSLTEYHRRIDALNSEDLRSLCKRLQITTKEEVNSKHGMSIKTELEPDTFKPNLREPSDLLEADQIEKLARNLPPRTIGYPWTLAFGTAKHGMSIKTLYRAMQGQDTPVLMVIKDSDGQVFGALASEPFKISDGFYGTGETFLFTFNPEFEVYKWTGDNMFFIKGDMDSLAFGGGSGEFGLWLDGDLYHGRSHSCKTFGNPMLSKKEDFYVQDIEIWAFE from the exons ATGTTCACCAGGAGGCTGAATGACCAGGAGAAGCGGCTGACTCCCAAGTACACATGT GTAGTGTCTCTGACAGAGTACCACCGTCGGATTGACGCGCTAAACAGTGAAGATCTGCGCTCGCTCTGCAAACGACTCCAG ATTACCACCAAGGAGGAGGTGAACTCCAAACATGGAATGTCCATCAAGACTGAGCTGGAACCAGACACGTTCAAACCCAATCTCAGAGAACCCAGTgacctcctggaggccgaccaGATAGAAAAG CTTGCCAGGAATCTACCACCACGGACCATTGGATACCCATGGACGCTGGCCTTTGGCACGGCTAAGCACGGCATGAGCATTAAGACACTGTACAGAGCCATGCAGGGCCAGGACACACCGGTGCTCATGGTCATTAAGGACAGCGACGGCCAG GTGTTTGGTGCATTAGCATCTGAGCCCTTTAAAATAAGTGATGGCTTTTATGGCACAGGAGAGaccttcctcttcaccttcaACCCAGAGTTTGAG GTGTACAAATGGACAGGTGACAACATGTTCTTCATCAAGGGAGACATGGATTCCTTAGCTTTCGGTGGAGGAAG CGGTGAGTTCGGACTGTGGCTGGACGGAGACCTCTACCATGGCCGGAGTCACTCCTGTAAAACATTTGGGAACCCCATGCTCTCAAAAAAAGAGGACTTCTACGTGCAGGACATAGAGATCTGGGCTTTTGAATAA
- the sqlea gene encoding squalene monooxygenase, producing the protein MWTFLGIASFTYLYKKSNTILTVAYKEVIIALTLFLTVGLLLAHIRYFDGEKLRLSRACKSLLSLLSFLPVVNNFIPQTSTQGNREAEKSRKKSWRQRKQVQTQNSATEGATASSAVVAPEPDVVIVGAGVLGSAMAVVLARDGRRVTLVERDMKEPDRIVGELLQPGGYKALKELGLEGTVEGLDAHLVKGYVIHDMENRAEVEIPYPQEDGSVQCGQAFHHGRFIMGLRRAALAEPNITLLEGSVTSLLEEDGCVTGVQYKDKETGDVREIHAALTVVADGCFSKFRKSLVSGKARVSSHFVGCLMKNCPQFKANHAELVLANPSPVLIYQISSSQTRVLVDIRGAMPRDLSQYMAEIIHPQLPEHLKEPFMVALQNDRLRSMPASFLPPSPVNRPGVLLLGDAYNMRHPLTGGGMSVALNDVRIWRSLLGNIPDLYDDRAVLQAKKKFHWERKSSHSFVVNVLAQALYELFAATDCYLHELRKACFQYFKLGGECISGPVGLLSVLTPKPMTLIGHFFAVALYAVYFNFKSESWLTKPRALLKSAAILYRACTVMFPLIYSEMKHLLY; encoded by the exons atgtggaCTTTTTTGGGAATAGCGAGCTTTACGTATCTTTACAAAAAATCGAACACAATTTTGACTGTGGCGTACAAAGAGGTAATCATAGCCTTAACTTTATTTTTGACAGTCGGGCTGCTGCTCGCACATATCAGGTATTTTGATGGCGAGAAGCTCAGACTGTCTCGGGCGTGTAAGTCACTTCTGagccttttgtcttttttacctGTCGTCAACAACTTCATTCCTCAAACGTCAACACAGGGAAACAGGGAAGCAGAGAAGAGCAGGAAAAAG AGTTGGAGACAAAGGAAACAAGTACAGACACAGAACTCTGCTACAGAAGGTGCCACAGCCAGTTCTGCCGTTGTGGCCCCGGAGCCAGATGTGGTCATAGTTGGGGCTGGAGTCCTGGGCTCAGCAATGGCCGTTGTTCTGGCCCGGGACGGAAGGAGGGTCACGCTGGTGGAGAGGGACATGAAGGAGCCGGACAGAATCGTcggggagctgctgcagcctggaggatACAAGGCTCTCAAAGAGCTCGGACTGGAAG GTACAGTGGAGGGCCTGGATGCCCATCTGGTGAAGGGCTATGTGATCCATGACATGGAGAACAGAGCGGAGGTGGAGATCCCCTACCCTCAGGAGGACGGCAGCGTCCAGTGCGGACAGGCTTTCCATCATGGTCGATTCATCATGGGCCTGCGACGAGCCGCGCTGGCTGAGCCAAA TATCACTCTGCTGGAAGGCAGTGTCACCAGTTTGCTGGAGGAGGACGGCTGTGTGACCGGAGTGCAGTACAAGGATAAAGAGACTGGAGACGTCAGG GAAATCCACGCGGCCTTGACTGTGGTGGCTGACGGCTGTTTCTCCAAGTTCAGGAAGAGCCTGGTCTCCGGGAAAGCTCGCGTCTCCTCACACTTTGTGGGATGCCTCATGAAG AACTGTCCCCAGTTTAAAGCCAATCATGCTGAGCTGGTGCTGGCCAACCCAAGCCCGGTGCTCATTTACCAGATCTCGTCCTCGCAGACCCGAGTGCTGGTGGACATCAGAGGAGCGATGCCGCGTGACCTCTCACAGTACATGGCTGAGATCATCCACCCgcagctgccag AGCATTTAAAGGAGCCTTTCATGGTGGCGCTGCAGAATGATCGACTCAGGTCCATGCCCGCCAgcttcctgcctccctcccctgTCAACAGGCCAG GTGTGCTCCTCCTGGGCGATGCCTACAACATGAGGCATCCTCTGACGGGAGGAGGGATGAGCGTCGCCCTCAACGACGTCCGCATCTGGAGGAGTCTGCTCGGCAACATCCCGGATCTGTACGACGACCGGGCCGTGCTGCAG GCAAAGAAAAAATTCCACTGGGAACGCAAGTCATCACATTCTTTTGTGGTGAACGTGTTGGCCCAGGCCCTGTATGAGCTGTTTGCAGCCACAGACT GTTATCTACATGAGCTGAGAAAGGCCTGCTTCCAGTACTTCAAGCTCGGTGGAGAGTGTATTTCCGGACCTGTTGGGCTCCTCTCAGT GCTGACGCCCAAACCCATGACGCTGATCGGACACTTCTTCGCCGTGGCGCTGTACGCTGTCTACTTCAACTTCAAGTCTGAGTCGTGGCTCACCAAACCTCGAGCCTTGTTGAAGAGCGCAGCCATCCTGTACCGAGCCTGCACCGTCATGTTTCCACTCATCTACTCCGAAATGAAGCATCTGTTGTACTGA
- the LOC114843702 gene encoding uncharacterized protein LOC114843702 has translation MAAAEEFFPGIARIQYEPSAGPGDVLCFKHYNADEVLMGRTMEDWLRFSVCYWHSFCGTGADPFGFQTLHRPWNEGTPMESAKKRLHAAFEFFTKLGVKYYTFHDRDMAPEGSTLEESNKNLDEITDLALQLQNQTGVKVLWVTCNLFAHPRYMNGAATNPDCHVLAYAGAQVKKGLDVAKKLGAENFVFWGGREGFLSIHNTDVAAELNHMAAFFKMAVKYKEKIGAKFQFLIEPKPKEPCRHQYDYDAMSVIGFLKHYGLDSHFKLNIEPNHTTLAGHSYEHDIVMASAFGMLGSVDSNTGSPDLGWDTDQFPMDIRNVTMVMKTIIEQGGLQPGGLNFDAKVRRESTDLEDLFIAHVGAMDAFARGLRNAVRIIEDGIVSEMMKKRYSSFSHGFGLKVVEGSSSLEDMEAFIKQNGEPKITSGKQEKYELIFNHYI, from the exons ATGGCTGCAGCGGAGGAGTTCTTTCCAG GAATTGCCAGGATCCAGTATGAGCCCAGCGCAGGTCCAGGGGACGTGTTGTGCTTTAAGCACTACAACGCAGACGAA GTGCTCATGGGGAGGACAATGGAGGACTGGCTGAGGTTCTCCGTCTGCTACTGGCACTCCTTCTGTGGAACAG GTGCTGATCCTTTTGGCTTTCAGACGCTCCATCGGCCTTGGAATGAAGGAACTCCTATGGAGTCGGCCAAGAAGAGGCTCCATGCTGCTTTTGAGTTTTTCACTAAGCTTGGT GTTAAATATTACACGTTTCATGACAG AGACATGGCTCCTGAGGGCTCCACGCTGGAGGAGTCCAACAAGAACCTGGATGAAATAACAGACCTGGCTCTGCAGttgcagaatcagactggagtCAAGGTGCTCTGGGTCACCTGCAACCTCTTTGCCCACCCGAG GTACATGAACGGTGCAGCCACTAACCCTGACTGTCACGTCCTGGCCTACGCTGGTGCTCAGGTCAAAAAGGGACTGGATGTCGCCAAGAAGCTGGGTGCAGAAAACTTTG TGTTttggggaggaagagaaggttTTCTGTCCATTCATAATACTGATGTTGCCGCTGAGCTGAATCACATGGCCGCCTTCTTCAAAATGGCTGTCA AGTACAAAGAGAAGATTGGGGCAAAGTTTCAGTTTCTCATTGAACCGAAGCCAAAGGAGCCCTGCAGACACCAGTATGATTATG ATGCTATGAGTGTTATAGGTTTTCTCAAGCATTATGGTCTGGACAGTCACTTCAAGCTTAACATTGAGCCCAACCACACCACGCTGGCAGGACACTCCTACGAACATGATATTGTCATGGCCTCCGC GTTTGGGATGCTGGGTTCGGTTGACTCAAACACTGGTTCTCCGGACTTGGGCTGGGACACAGATCAATTCCCCATGGACATCAGGAATGTCACCATGGTGATGAAG ACCATCATTGAACAAGGTGGTCTGCAGCCAGGAGGCCTAAACTTTGATGCCAAGGTGCGCAGAGAGTCCACTGATCTGGAGGACCTGTTCATCGCCCACGTCGGAGCCATGGACGCCTTTGCAAGAGGACTCAGGAACGCTGTACGAATCATTGAGGATGGGATAGTCAGTGAGATGATGAAG AAGCGATACTCAAGCTTCAGTCATGGTTTTGGACTGAAGGTGGTGGAGGGTTCTTCCTCGTTAGAAGACATGGAG GCCTTCATCAAGCAGAATGGGGAACCCAAGATCACTTCAGGAAAGCAAGAAAAATATGAGCTGATCTTTAATCActacatataa